The genomic region ttcagtttttcttttatataagaTATTAACTATGTTTGCAATTTCATTAGCTTCCAGATGGAAAGCTAGTTGTGGCACCTATTTTATTTAATACTGTGTCCTTTTTTCCATGTATATAAGTCTCAATTATTTGCCACTCTGTAAGATTTTTGAGATCAAGACAATGTTTTGATCAACCTTATAATATCTGCCTGTACTGCATCATAATAAACCTTAAGGTTCATtgtttgaatgaataaacaatttaACTTAAGACTTCAGAAATCCTCTAGTAATAATTATATTTGAAGGTAATTTTGCCCCAAATTTTGAAATAAGACCTACAGAAGAACCTATGGAACAAAGGAATAATGTAACTGAATTTGTTCTCTTGGGGCTCACACAGAGTGTCCAGGGTCAGAGAATATTGTTTGTTGTCTTCTTGCTCATCTACCTGGTGATGATGATGGGCAATCTACTCATTATCCTGACTGTGGTGTTCAGTCCAACTCTGCATGTCCCTATGTACTTCTTTCTTGGCTACTTATCATTTCTTGATGGTGTTTATTCTACAACAGTCACTCCAAATATGATTATAGACTTGCTGTGTGAAAAGAAAACCATTTCCTTCCAAGCTTGCATGATCCAACTTTTCATAGGGCACTTGTTTGGTGGTGCTGATAGAATACTCCTGGtggtcatggcctatgaccgctacgtggccatctgcaaaccctTGCATTATTTGACCATCATGAATAAGCAGGTTTGTATTCTGTTGCTGCTACTCACTTTGGTTGGTGGGTTTTTGCATGGGGTACTTCATCCTCTCTTTGTTTACAACCTTCGCTATTGTGGCCCCAATGTCATTGACCACTTCATCTGTGACATGTACCCCTTGATAAAACTTGCCTGCTCTGACACCTACATCACTGTCCTCACAGTGCTGGCCAATGACGGGGCAATCTCCTTGGTGATCTTTACGCTCTTACTCATCTCCTATGGGGTCATCCTGCACTCCCTAAAAAATGTTAGTCAGGAAGGGAGGCACAAAGCCTTGtccacctgtggctcccacatCACTGTGGTGCTCCTCTTCTTTGTGCCCTCTGCTTTTACGTATGTGAGACCCCCCTGTACTTTACCTATTGATAAATACTTGACTGTGTTTTATACCATTGTCACCCCTATGCTGAACCCTCTAATCTATACTCTGAGAAATGGTGAAATGAAAAATGCCATGAAAAAGCTCTGgatcagaaaaggaaagtgaggCAGCAGGGAAACATACTATCTATTTTCAAAGAAGAATTGCTCTTTCCAAGAAAGTCTTGTATGATTATTTAACTGTATTAAATTTCTACTCAGAATTAATAACCtggatattttgaaaatatttatgatttgAATACTTAATgatcaaaatatgaattttaagaatTTCATCATTTAGTAATTCAAAGTATATATTTTgttctaaatgtaattttaatattATCACAATTTCCTATGAAATTATGTACAGTATGGTAGTGTAACATTGTCTATCTATAGATTTTTTGGTCTCTATAATAAGTTAAAGTGTAGCAAATACTGTACAGTATGGTAGTATAACATTGTCTATCTATAGATTTTTGGTCTCTATAATAAGTTAAAGTGTAGCAAATACTGTAAAATTAGTCAGTAGAAGATTTTCTAATGTTTCTCAAATActgtaatatttttcagaattagtAGGACACAttacagattttgaaaaataatgtcgGTAATATGGCATTAAACC from Dama dama isolate Ldn47 chromosome 12, ASM3311817v1, whole genome shotgun sequence harbors:
- the LOC133067143 gene encoding olfactory receptor 4A15-like; amino-acid sequence: MEQRNNVTEFVLLGLTQSVQGQRILFVVFLLIYLVMMMGNLLIILTVVFSPTLHVPMYFFLGYLSFLDGVYSTTVTPNMIIDLLCEKKTISFQACMIQLFIGHLFGGADRILLVVMAYDRYVAICKPLHYLTIMNKQVCILLLLLTLVGGFLHGVLHPLFVYNLRYCGPNVIDHFICDMYPLIKLACSDTYITVLTVLANDGAISLVIFTLLLISYGVILHSLKNVSQEGRHKALSTCGSHITVVLLFFVPSAFTYVRPPCTLPIDKYLTVFYTIVTPMLNPLIYTLRNGEMKNAMKKLWIRKGK